Proteins encoded within one genomic window of Halodesulfurarchaeum formicicum:
- a CDS encoding spermidine synthase has translation MDTPRVRADWFDEPTLAVLVSGVASMGLEILAGRMIAPEFGSSIYTWGSIIGVFLTALSLGYARGGRRAQTVASVTSLRTLLLWSTVYVAFLIFAGDFLIRQTATLPIPARFGSLVPVTLLFGPPTYLLGFISPYAAELSRTESTGAASGRVYALGTIGSIVGAFGTTFLLIPAFSIEVIGLIFGGMTLVTAAALAFPSPSNREVIRVLLVTALLLGAVLAPPFGVAMAGETVYETQTAHQQLRVADQDGVRTLYLDGVSHSAMDLEDPDRHVFTYTRYFHLPFLYTDSVDDVENVLFIGGGGFTGPKIFAQKYDVNVDVVEIDPGVVQAARDYFDLETGPDLSVHTMDGRQYLRETDTEYDLIVLDAYKRDTVPFHLTTTEFFDLTTQRLSADGVLLANIISAPSGSGSAFFRAEYRTMETVFPTVTAFRTAQPGVVQNVEIVATKQSSSLSTAELRERAATRPIGYELDDAIDRQVESVRTTDVPVLRDDDAPVDSLLDPMVGQRYVIETGERTTTA, from the coding sequence ATGGATACGCCCCGCGTGCGTGCGGACTGGTTCGACGAGCCCACGCTCGCGGTGCTGGTCTCCGGGGTCGCGAGCATGGGTCTGGAGATCCTCGCGGGACGAATGATCGCTCCGGAGTTCGGCAGTTCGATCTACACCTGGGGGAGCATCATCGGGGTGTTCCTCACCGCGCTGAGTCTGGGCTACGCACGGGGTGGCCGCCGCGCACAGACCGTTGCAAGTGTCACCTCGCTCCGGACGCTGTTGCTCTGGTCGACGGTGTACGTCGCCTTCCTGATCTTCGCCGGGGACTTCCTGATTCGTCAGACCGCGACGCTCCCGATCCCGGCCCGTTTCGGCTCGCTCGTGCCGGTCACGCTGCTCTTCGGCCCGCCGACCTACCTCCTGGGCTTCATCAGCCCCTACGCGGCCGAACTGTCCCGAACCGAGAGCACCGGGGCGGCCTCGGGACGGGTCTACGCGCTTGGCACCATCGGGAGCATCGTTGGGGCCTTTGGGACGACGTTCCTCCTGATCCCGGCCTTTTCCATCGAGGTCATCGGCCTGATCTTCGGCGGGATGACCCTCGTTACGGCCGCCGCCCTCGCCTTTCCGAGTCCCTCGAATCGGGAGGTGATTCGCGTGCTGCTCGTCACGGCGCTGCTCCTCGGGGCGGTCCTCGCACCCCCGTTCGGGGTCGCCATGGCCGGGGAGACGGTCTACGAGACCCAGACTGCTCACCAGCAACTCCGCGTGGCCGACCAGGACGGGGTCCGCACGCTGTACCTCGATGGGGTCTCACACAGCGCGATGGACCTCGAGGATCCCGATCGGCACGTCTTCACCTACACCCGCTATTTCCACCTGCCCTTCCTCTACACCGATTCGGTCGACGATGTCGAGAACGTCCTGTTCATCGGCGGAGGCGGCTTCACCGGGCCGAAGATCTTCGCCCAAAAGTACGACGTGAACGTGGACGTCGTCGAGATCGACCCCGGGGTCGTCCAGGCCGCCCGGGACTATTTCGACCTGGAGACCGGCCCGGACCTCTCGGTTCACACCATGGACGGGCGGCAGTACCTCCGGGAGACCGACACGGAGTACGACCTCATCGTCCTGGACGCCTACAAGCGGGACACGGTGCCCTTTCACCTGACCACCACGGAATTTTTCGACCTCACCACCCAGCGGCTCTCCGCGGACGGCGTCCTCCTCGCGAACATCATCTCGGCCCCCAGCGGGTCCGGGTCGGCCTTCTTCCGGGCGGAGTATCGGACCATGGAGACCGTCTTCCCGACGGTGACGGCCTTCCGGACCGCCCAGCCGGGGGTCGTCCAGAACGTCGAGATCGTGGCGACCAAACAGTCCTCCTCGCTCTCGACGGCCGAACTCCGCGAGCGGGCCGCGACCCGACCGATCGGCTACGAACTGGACGACGCCATCGACAGACAGGTCGAGTCGGTCCGAACCACGGACGTGCCGGTGCTCCGGGACGACGATGCTCCAGTCGACTCGCTTTTGGACCCCATGGTCGGCCAGCGCTACGTGATCGAGACCGGCGAGCGGACCACGACCGCCTGA
- a CDS encoding hydroxymethylglutaryl-CoA reductase, degradative, producing MDSRISGFYKLPVEERRETIADLADLSAEATEAIGGTGLDDDRADTVSENVIGTLEYPLSVATNFRVDGEDRLIPMAIEETSVVAAASYAARMARTQGGFETEVDAPRMIAQIQAVDVADPQAARMRILKEKERLQELADEQDPTLVKFGGGCEDIEVRVIDTPTGQMVVTHLIVNVQDAMGGNAVNTMAEALAPEIEALTGGDVEMRILSNLADRRLARATCTIPPEELADEDSEFTGEEVRDRIVDAWAFAMGDPYRAATHNKGIMNGIDAVTTATFNDWRAMEAGAHVYAARDGYDSLTSYEVDADGNLACSIELPIQVGTVGGATGLQPVAQAAMEILDVDSAEEMAGVLASVGLAQNLAALRALVSEGIQQGHMSLHAQNLAIQAGAEGDQIDAVASRMIEEGDIGQAQAEAILEELEE from the coding sequence ATGGACTCGCGCATTTCCGGATTTTACAAGCTGCCGGTCGAAGAGCGGCGGGAGACGATCGCGGACCTGGCGGACCTCTCCGCGGAGGCGACCGAGGCGATCGGCGGCACGGGGCTGGACGACGACCGGGCGGATACGGTCAGCGAGAACGTCATCGGGACCCTGGAGTACCCACTCTCGGTCGCGACGAACTTCCGGGTCGACGGCGAGGACCGACTGATTCCGATGGCCATCGAGGAGACCAGTGTGGTCGCCGCGGCCTCGTATGCGGCCCGTATGGCCCGGACCCAGGGCGGCTTCGAGACGGAGGTCGACGCCCCGCGCATGATCGCCCAGATTCAGGCCGTGGACGTCGCCGATCCCCAGGCGGCACGGATGCGGATCCTGAAGGAAAAAGAGCGGCTGCAGGAGTTGGCCGACGAGCAGGATCCCACGCTGGTAAAATTCGGCGGCGGCTGTGAGGACATCGAGGTTCGGGTGATCGACACGCCCACGGGCCAGATGGTCGTGACCCATCTGATCGTGAACGTCCAGGACGCCATGGGCGGCAACGCGGTGAACACGATGGCCGAGGCCCTGGCCCCCGAAATCGAGGCCCTGACCGGCGGCGACGTGGAGATGCGCATCCTCTCGAATTTGGCCGATCGCCGGCTGGCGCGGGCGACCTGTACTATCCCGCCCGAAGAGCTGGCGGATGAGGACAGCGAGTTTACTGGCGAGGAGGTCCGTGACCGTATCGTCGACGCCTGGGCCTTCGCGATGGGTGATCCCTACCGGGCGGCGACCCACAACAAGGGCATCATGAACGGCATCGACGCGGTGACGACCGCGACGTTCAACGACTGGCGAGCGATGGAGGCCGGCGCACACGTCTATGCGGCCCGGGACGGCTATGACTCCCTGACGAGTTACGAGGTCGATGCGGATGGCAACCTCGCCTGCAGCATCGAACTCCCGATCCAGGTCGGGACTGTCGGCGGCGCGACCGGGCTCCAGCCGGTGGCCCAGGCCGCAATGGAGATCCTCGACGTGGACTCCGCCGAGGAGATGGCCGGCGTACTCGCGTCGGTCGGCCTCGCCCAGAACCTCGCGGCGCTCCGGGCGCTCGTGAGCGAGGGCATCCAGCAGGGCCACATGTCCCTGCACGCCCAGAACCTCGCGATCCAGGCCGGCGCGGAGGGCGATCAGATCGACGCGGTCGCCAGCCGGATGATCGAGGAAGGCGACATCGGCCAGGCCCAGGCCGAGGCGATCCTCGAAGAACTGGAGGAGTAA
- the pdo gene encoding protein disulfide oxidoreductase produces the protein MAILSDENRDDVREVFEQMTNEVTAHVFTDGNCEYCEETVELNEELESLSEKYTVEVHDMDSEAAEEWNANKYDQAPVTVITDGEIKGVRYYGIPSGQEFGAYVRDIVAVSTGESGLDENIKAELAEIDEPVNLKVFVTLTCPHCPQAVETAHKFAIENSNFTSEMIEAQEFMELSQDFGVRGVPQVNINDEAGEFTGAQPPQQFLEQVKNAL, from the coding sequence ATGGCAATACTCTCCGACGAGAACCGCGACGACGTCCGGGAAGTCTTCGAGCAGATGACAAACGAAGTCACGGCTCACGTCTTCACGGACGGGAACTGTGAGTACTGCGAGGAGACTGTGGAACTCAACGAGGAACTCGAATCCCTCAGCGAGAAGTACACGGTCGAGGTCCACGACATGGACAGCGAGGCCGCCGAGGAGTGGAACGCGAACAAGTACGACCAGGCTCCGGTCACCGTCATCACCGACGGCGAGATCAAGGGTGTGCGCTATTATGGCATCCCCTCGGGTCAGGAGTTCGGTGCCTACGTCCGTGACATCGTCGCGGTCTCCACCGGCGAGAGCGGCCTCGATGAGAATATCAAGGCGGAACTGGCCGAGATCGACGAGCCGGTGAACCTCAAGGTCTTTGTCACCCTGACCTGCCCGCACTGCCCGCAGGCCGTCGAGACCGCCCACAAGTTCGCGATCGAGAACTCCAACTTCACCTCCGAGATGATCGAGGCCCAGGAGTTCATGGAACTCTCCCAGGACTTCGGTGTCCGGGGGGTCCCGCAGGTCAACATCAACGACGAGGCCGGCGAGTTCACGGGCGCACAGCCGCCCCAGCAGTTCCTCGAGCAGGTCAAGAACGCGCTGTAA
- the cgi121 gene encoding KEOPS complex subunit Cgi121: MKTVTGRVTIDGDDDLQSFLDSLRRVGTDHDVLVQAFDARYIAGSAHLESALAHAKRSMERGENVADDLAVEVLCYAAGRRQIDRAMELGLGTGEQSVIVLIDGEREAAAAEGVAELVSAGSVAPSEERLTDFFGITRAERAATTGTLTDLVLERVALLDVEK; the protein is encoded by the coding sequence GTGAAGACGGTGACGGGCCGGGTGACGATCGACGGAGACGACGACCTCCAGTCGTTCCTCGACTCGCTCCGGCGTGTCGGGACGGACCACGACGTGCTGGTCCAGGCCTTCGACGCCCGCTACATCGCCGGGTCGGCCCACCTCGAATCGGCGCTTGCCCACGCGAAGCGCTCGATGGAACGGGGCGAAAACGTCGCCGACGACCTCGCGGTCGAGGTCCTGTGCTATGCGGCCGGCCGCCGACAGATCGACCGGGCGATGGAACTCGGCCTGGGAACCGGCGAGCAATCGGTGATCGTCCTGATCGACGGCGAACGAGAGGCTGCAGCGGCTGAGGGGGTCGCCGAACTCGTCTCGGCGGGATCGGTGGCGCCCTCCGAGGAGCGTCTCACCGACTTCTTCGGGATCACCCGTGCGGAGCGGGCGGCGACCACCGGAACCCTCACCGACCTGGTGCTCGAACGGGTGGCGCTGCTGGACGTCGAGAAGTGA
- a CDS encoding ATP-dependent DNA helicase codes for MQIEDLSGLPDGVTEHFVSAGIEELYPPQAAAVEAGVLSGESVVASVPTASGKTLIAQLGMLSAIHETDGMALYIVPLRALASEKAAEFEAFEQFGLDVAVSTGNYEEDGDWLGNADVVVATSEKVDSLIRNGADWIDDLACVVADEVHLVDDRGRGPTLEVTLAKLRSRVPNLQVVALSATIGNADEIADWLEAELVDSDWRPIELRTGVHYGDALHLDDGSTTELPTGSQDQTEALVADTIAADGSALVFVNSRRNAEAAARRLGEVTESALSAADREALQEVADEIRAVSDTETSEDLAAAVEQGAAFHHAGLARGHRTLVEDAFRERLIRAVSATPTLAAGVNTPSRRVVVRDWRRYDGSTGGMAPLSTLEVHQMFGRAGRPGRDPHGEAVLLAKSHDELEELFDRYVYADPEPVRSKLAAEPALRSHVLSTVATGFVHSHEGLLEFLGETLYASQTDDPSRLEAVTEDVLEYLDRNDFLVRENGDLRATPAGHLVSQLYLDPMSAAIIIDGLRAGEGSPSPLGLYHLVSRTPDMYELYLKSGDESTYTEIAYERERELLGQTPSEFAEGEFEDWLSALKTAKLLEDWAEELDEDRIAERYGVGPGDIRGKVETAEWLLQAAERLAGELEISSASAIREARIRVEHGIRADLLDLVGIRHVGRKRARRLREAGFETREDLRQADPGRVLAALSGRQKTTEKVLASAGHPNPDLDGVEADEDTPSSQHTSTREDPPENSQGTQANLGEFE; via the coding sequence ATGCAGATCGAGGACCTGTCGGGGCTGCCCGACGGGGTGACAGAACACTTCGTGTCCGCGGGCATCGAGGAGCTCTATCCGCCCCAGGCCGCGGCCGTCGAGGCCGGCGTGCTCTCCGGGGAGAGTGTCGTCGCCAGCGTGCCGACGGCGAGCGGCAAGACCCTCATCGCCCAGCTCGGGATGCTCTCGGCCATCCACGAGACCGACGGGATGGCCCTGTACATCGTGCCGCTGCGGGCCCTCGCCAGCGAGAAGGCCGCCGAGTTCGAGGCTTTCGAGCAGTTCGGACTCGACGTGGCGGTCTCGACGGGCAACTACGAGGAAGACGGCGACTGGCTGGGGAACGCCGACGTGGTCGTCGCGACCTCCGAGAAGGTCGACTCGCTCATCCGGAACGGCGCGGACTGGATCGACGACCTGGCCTGTGTCGTCGCCGACGAGGTCCACCTGGTCGATGACCGGGGCCGGGGCCCGACCCTGGAGGTGACCCTCGCGAAGCTCCGTTCGCGGGTCCCGAACCTCCAGGTCGTCGCGCTCTCGGCGACCATCGGCAACGCCGACGAGATCGCCGACTGGCTCGAGGCCGAACTGGTCGATTCGGACTGGCGACCGATCGAACTCCGGACCGGGGTCCACTACGGCGACGCGTTGCACCTCGATGATGGCTCGACGACGGAACTCCCCACCGGGTCACAGGACCAGACCGAGGCGCTGGTCGCGGATACCATCGCGGCGGACGGCTCGGCGCTGGTCTTCGTCAACTCCCGACGGAACGCCGAGGCCGCGGCCCGGCGGCTGGGTGAGGTGACCGAATCGGCCCTCTCCGCCGCGGACCGGGAGGCCCTCCAGGAAGTCGCCGACGAGATCCGGGCCGTCAGCGACACGGAGACCAGCGAGGATCTGGCGGCGGCCGTCGAGCAGGGCGCGGCCTTTCACCACGCTGGCCTCGCGCGCGGCCATCGCACCCTCGTCGAGGACGCCTTCCGGGAGCGGCTGATCCGCGCTGTCAGCGCCACGCCCACCCTCGCGGCCGGCGTGAACACGCCGAGCCGGCGGGTCGTGGTCCGGGACTGGCGGCGCTACGACGGGTCGACGGGTGGGATGGCCCCGCTCTCGACCCTGGAGGTCCACCAGATGTTCGGGCGGGCGGGCCGGCCCGGCCGTGACCCTCACGGCGAGGCCGTCCTGCTCGCGAAGTCCCACGACGAACTGGAGGAGCTGTTCGACCGCTATGTCTATGCCGACCCCGAGCCGGTTCGCTCGAAGCTGGCCGCCGAGCCGGCGCTGCGCTCACACGTGCTCTCGACGGTCGCCACCGGCTTCGTCCACAGTCACGAGGGGTTGCTCGAATTCCTCGGTGAGACGCTGTACGCCTCCCAGACCGACGATCCCTCCCGGCTGGAGGCGGTCACCGAGGACGTCCTCGAGTATCTCGATCGAAACGACTTCCTGGTCCGGGAGAACGGCGACTTGCGGGCCACGCCGGCCGGTCATTTGGTCTCCCAGCTCTACCTCGATCCGATGTCCGCGGCGATCATCATCGACGGACTCCGTGCGGGTGAGGGCTCGCCCTCCCCGCTGGGGCTCTATCACCTGGTGAGTCGCACGCCGGACATGTACGAGCTATATTTGAAGTCCGGCGACGAGTCGACCTACACGGAGATCGCCTACGAGCGGGAGCGGGAACTGCTCGGGCAGACCCCATCCGAGTTCGCCGAGGGCGAGTTCGAGGACTGGCTCTCGGCCCTGAAGACCGCCAAACTCCTGGAGGACTGGGCCGAGGAGCTCGACGAGGACCGGATCGCCGAGCGCTACGGCGTCGGCCCCGGGGACATCCGTGGGAAGGTCGAGACCGCCGAGTGGCTGCTCCAGGCCGCAGAGCGACTCGCCGGGGAACTCGAAATTAGTTCGGCAAGTGCGATTCGCGAGGCCCGGATCCGGGTCGAACACGGCATCCGGGCGGACCTGCTCGACCTGGTCGGGATCCGACACGTCGGCCGCAAGCGGGCCAGACGTCTCCGGGAGGCTGGGTTCGAGACCCGCGAAGACCTGCGACAGGCCGATCCGGGACGGGTGCTCGCGGCGCTTTCCGGACGGCAAAAGACCACGGAAAAAGTCCTCGCGAGCGCGGGGCACCCCAATCCGGACCTCGACGGGGTCGAGGCGGATGAGGACACACCGTCGAGCCAGCACACGTCCACACGGGAGGACCCCCCGGAGAACTCGCAGGGCACGCAGGCCAATCTGGGTGAGTTCGAGTGA
- a CDS encoding Sjogren's syndrome/scleroderma autoantigen 1 family protein, which yields MSEDFDKEAERERLREKYESDQGDREATERMSELLLQGATMTNKHCDTCGSPIFRYQGQEFCPTCQAEGQPAAQSAGQSAGESQPEREDSPAEPGVGASTGGADPAAGGQPDPATAQVDAGAGQTAPGTEPTQAAATKPTQSEPPATGRTAQPAASGAQESLSQTIAVLAERARTSEDPQQAKAFLEAAREAAEALAALAGR from the coding sequence ATGAGCGAGGACTTCGACAAGGAGGCCGAACGGGAACGGCTCCGGGAGAAGTACGAGTCCGATCAGGGGGATCGGGAAGCCACCGAGCGGATGAGCGAGTTGCTGCTCCAGGGCGCGACGATGACCAACAAACACTGTGACACCTGCGGTTCGCCGATCTTCCGCTATCAGGGCCAGGAGTTCTGCCCCACCTGTCAGGCCGAGGGTCAGCCGGCGGCCCAGTCCGCTGGACAGTCGGCCGGGGAGAGCCAGCCCGAGCGCGAGGACTCGCCCGCCGAACCGGGCGTCGGCGCGTCGACGGGCGGCGCTGACCCGGCGGCCGGGGGCCAGCCCGACCCGGCGACCGCCCAGGTCGATGCTGGGGCCGGCCAGACTGCCCCTGGAACCGAACCCACCCAGGCGGCGGCCACGAAACCCACCCAGTCCGAGCCGCCTGCGACCGGCCGGACCGCCCAGCCGGCCGCGTCCGGGGCCCAGGAGTCCCTCTCCCAGACGATCGCCGTCCTCGCCGAGCGGGCCCGGACGAGCGAGGATCCACAGCAGGCAAAAGCGTTCCTCGAGGCCGCTCGCGAGGCCGCCGAGGCCCTCGCGGCACTCGCCGGCCGATGA
- a CDS encoding universal stress protein, translated as MTTDRVLVPIDGSDVSYRALSYAVDLAAAFDATLDVVHITTDRTQAAEAVLDRARRILEAADVEASLSLSTDLDLDFRPADRLGEDVLDLVAERGADHVVMGHAEPPGPVERALLGSAAETVLRSERVRLTVVP; from the coding sequence ATGACGACCGACCGGGTGCTCGTGCCCATCGACGGCTCGGACGTGAGCTATCGGGCCCTCTCGTATGCCGTGGACCTCGCGGCGGCCTTCGATGCGACCCTGGACGTGGTGCACATCACGACCGACCGAACGCAGGCGGCCGAGGCAGTCCTCGACCGGGCCCGTCGAATCCTTGAAGCGGCCGACGTCGAGGCCTCACTCTCACTCTCGACCGATCTCGATCTCGACTTCCGGCCGGCGGACCGACTGGGCGAGGACGTGCTGGACCTGGTCGCCGAGCGGGGGGCCGATCACGTGGTGATGGGCCACGCCGAGCCACCCGGCCCGGTCGAGCGGGCGCTGCTGGGTAGTGCCGCTGAAACGGTGCTGCGCAGCGAACGGGTGCGGCTCACGGTCGTCCCCTAA
- a CDS encoding DEAD/DEAH box helicase, which yields MAAGEGTLESPLIEPGAIEARPYQTELVEKARDAHTLVSLPTGLGKTAVSLRVTAHRLADRPDGKAMLLAPTKPLVEQHAAFYREALTIPDEQIVVFTGETAPEDRGALFSDARIIVGTPQVIENDLLGNRIDLEPVVHLTFDECHRASGDYPYAYVAERYHESAADPLVTGMSASPGDDEEAIEQVMANLGLERVAVKTESDPDVAEYTHETDVEWARVELPEAVIEIRDLLQEVLADRLGTLRELGVTGKTDPEISQGDLHEIRKKLQRRIDDGDSAGYEGMSVHAEIMKVKRAVELVETQSVDALRRYFERQRNAARSSGASKASQRFVSDPQIKRAMSKAESFEDLHPKFRRVRILLAETLGVRDGDRVIVFTESRDTAEALTEFLSAHFSVRRFVGQGDKEGSSGMTQTEQTEVLEAFRAGEFEVLVSTSVAEEGLDVPEVDLVCFFEPVPNAIRSIQRKGRTGRQARGRVVVLLAEDTRDEAYFWISRRREDEMAAELEGLREAAPELEAEFDDEQAGLETFAGEDGPTDTSEEREADTGDGQAGIADFGAAETNEDGATEAPPGEVSADDSGVVAEAGGEDHVEIVIDQRELDASIARDLSKREGVQTRLETLEVGDYVLSDRVAVERKTIEDFLSTLLDGDRGLFDQIGDLTRHYGRPVLVIEGEGDLYGERNVHPNAIRGALASLAVDFGISVLFTPDEAGTAALLETIARREQESRDREVSVHGTSAAKTLAEQQEYVVASIADIGPITARSLLEALGSVEAVLTADEATLQSVEGVGEVTASRIREVVGSEYGS from the coding sequence ATGGCAGCAGGCGAGGGGACACTCGAATCGCCCCTGATCGAACCGGGCGCGATCGAGGCACGACCGTACCAGACAGAGCTGGTCGAGAAGGCCCGGGACGCCCACACACTCGTCTCGCTCCCGACCGGCCTGGGGAAGACCGCGGTGAGCCTGCGGGTGACCGCCCACCGACTCGCCGACCGGCCGGACGGGAAGGCCATGCTCCTGGCCCCCACAAAGCCCCTCGTCGAGCAACACGCCGCGTTCTACCGGGAGGCACTGACGATTCCCGACGAGCAGATCGTCGTCTTCACCGGCGAGACCGCGCCCGAGGATCGCGGGGCGCTGTTTTCCGACGCTCGAATCATCGTCGGCACGCCCCAGGTGATCGAGAACGACCTGCTGGGCAATCGCATCGATCTCGAACCCGTCGTCCACCTGACCTTCGACGAGTGTCATCGGGCGAGCGGGGACTACCCCTATGCCTACGTCGCTGAACGCTACCACGAATCGGCCGCCGATCCGCTCGTGACCGGGATGAGCGCCTCGCCGGGCGACGACGAGGAAGCGATCGAACAGGTCATGGCCAACCTGGGCCTGGAGCGGGTCGCGGTGAAGACCGAGTCCGACCCGGACGTGGCCGAGTACACCCACGAGACCGACGTCGAGTGGGCGCGAGTCGAGCTCCCGGAGGCGGTGATCGAGATCCGGGATCTGTTACAGGAGGTGCTCGCCGACCGGCTGGGAACCCTGCGCGAACTGGGGGTCACCGGCAAGACCGACCCGGAGATCTCACAGGGAGACCTCCACGAGATCCGCAAGAAGCTCCAGCGGCGGATCGACGACGGGGATTCGGCGGGCTACGAGGGCATGTCCGTCCACGCGGAGATCATGAAGGTAAAGCGGGCCGTCGAACTGGTCGAGACCCAGAGTGTCGACGCCCTCCGGCGGTACTTCGAGCGCCAGCGAAACGCGGCCCGCTCCTCGGGGGCCTCGAAGGCCAGCCAGCGATTCGTCTCGGACCCACAGATCAAGCGAGCGATGTCGAAAGCCGAGTCCTTCGAGGACCTCCACCCCAAGTTCCGCCGGGTCCGAATTTTGCTCGCGGAGACGCTGGGCGTGCGGGACGGCGACCGGGTCATCGTCTTCACCGAGTCCCGGGACACCGCCGAGGCGCTCACGGAGTTTCTCTCGGCCCACTTCTCGGTCCGGCGATTCGTCGGCCAGGGCGACAAGGAGGGCTCCTCCGGGATGACCCAGACCGAACAGACCGAGGTGCTCGAGGCCTTCCGCGCGGGGGAGTTCGAGGTCCTGGTCTCGACCTCCGTCGCCGAGGAGGGACTGGACGTCCCGGAGGTCGATCTGGTCTGTTTCTTCGAGCCGGTTCCCAACGCGATCCGCTCGATCCAGCGCAAGGGCCGAACTGGCCGACAGGCCCGGGGGCGAGTCGTGGTGTTGCTGGCCGAGGACACCCGCGATGAGGCCTACTTCTGGATCTCGCGCCGCCGCGAGGACGAGATGGCCGCGGAACTGGAGGGGCTCCGAGAGGCCGCGCCGGAACTCGAAGCCGAATTCGATGACGAACAGGCCGGCCTGGAGACCTTCGCCGGGGAGGATGGCCCGACCGACACGTCAGAGGAGCGAGAAGCCGACACGGGGGACGGACAGGCCGGCATCGCGGACTTCGGGGCGGCAGAGACGAATGAGGACGGAGCGACAGAAGCGCCGCCGGGAGAAGTGTCAGCGGACGACTCTGGGGTCGTCGCCGAGGCGGGCGGCGAGGACCACGTCGAGATCGTGATCGACCAGCGGGAACTGGACGCCAGCATCGCCCGTGACCTCTCGAAGCGCGAAGGGGTACAGACCCGCCTGGAGACACTCGAAGTGGGCGATTACGTGCTCAGCGACCGGGTGGCCGTCGAGCGCAAGACCATCGAGGACTTCCTCTCGACCCTGCTCGACGGCGATCGGGGGCTGTTCGACCAGATCGGCGATCTGACCCGCCACTACGGCCGTCCGGTCCTGGTGATCGAGGGTGAGGGGGACCTCTACGGCGAGCGAAACGTCCACCCGAACGCGATTCGTGGGGCCCTCGCCAGCCTGGCCGTGGATTTCGGCATATCGGTGCTGTTCACCCCTGACGAAGCCGGGACGGCGGCCCTGCTGGAGACCATCGCCAGACGCGAGCAAGAATCGCGGGATCGCGAGGTGAGCGTCCATGGCACCTCCGCGGCGAAGACACTCGCGGAGCAACAGGAGTACGTCGTGGCGTCGATCGCGGACATCGGCCCGATCACCGCTCGCTCGCTTCTGGAGGCGCTGGGCAGCGTCGAGGCGGTCCTCACGGCGGATGAAGCGACCCTCCAGTCAGTCGAGGGCGTGGGAGAAGTCACGGCAAGCCGGATCCGCGAGGTCGTCGGGAGCGAGTATGGGAGTTAG
- a CDS encoding dolichol kinase → MSEPGRRLVHASGSLVPIAYVFELLTWRQVQGLLVLALAAVTILEGLRLSGRLDWWVYERFTRDYEEHWPAGYALALLGATTTVLVFRPTVAVPALLMLTIADPISGVLSSDELAVKQGYVLLVTFGVSLGIAGLLRVPLLAAVLGAGAATVADGVKPTIAGYVIDDNLTIPVAAAAAMELGLFF, encoded by the coding sequence GTGAGCGAACCCGGCCGGCGGCTGGTGCACGCGAGTGGGAGTCTGGTCCCGATCGCCTACGTCTTCGAGTTGCTCACCTGGCGACAGGTCCAGGGACTGCTCGTCCTCGCGCTGGCCGCCGTCACGATTCTGGAGGGATTGCGGCTCTCCGGCCGACTCGACTGGTGGGTCTACGAGCGGTTCACCCGCGACTACGAGGAACACTGGCCGGCCGGCTACGCGCTGGCACTCCTCGGTGCGACCACGACCGTCCTGGTCTTTCGGCCCACGGTGGCGGTGCCGGCACTGCTCATGCTGACCATCGCCGACCCGATCAGCGGCGTGCTCTCCAGTGACGAACTCGCGGTGAAGCAGGGCTACGTGTTGCTGGTGACCTTCGGGGTTAGTCTCGGCATTGCCGGCCTGCTTCGGGTCCCCCTGCTCGCAGCAGTGCTGGGGGCGGGCGCGGCCACCGTCGCCGACGGCGTCAAGCCCACCATCGCGGGCTATGTCATCGACGACAACCTCACCATCCCCGTCGCCGCCGCGGCCGCGATGGAACTCGGCCTGTTCTTCTGA